From a single Brassica oleracea var. oleracea cultivar TO1000 chromosome C5, BOL, whole genome shotgun sequence genomic region:
- the LOC106294516 gene encoding pentatricopeptide repeat-containing protein At3g04750, mitochondrial encodes MFVRRGVRFFATECKRKTTTWDPLRSLELNHQSLVLLEKCNSRHQFKQILANIMRVNLIGDTFPMSRLILFSAITYPDNIDLAKLLFRNFTPNPNVFVCNTMISSALSKKECFALYGSMIRHSVCPDRQTFLYLMKVTNFLSEVKQIHCHVTVSGVLSEGNNYYLWNSLVKLYMELGGLGYAEKLFDEMPERDVSSFNTMIVGYAKKGYCLEAMKVYYKMVGDGIEADEYAVLGLLVCCGRLSDVRLGKGVHGWIERRKPGSSSNLILWNAVLDMYFKCRESVFAKRVFDVMTKKDTCSWNTMVGGFVKLEDMEAARDVFDQMPRRDLVSWNSLLLGYSKKGCDQRAVRELVYEMLIVENVVPDRVTFVSLISGAANNGELSQGRWAHGFMIRLGLQIDAFLGSALVDMYCKCGSIERAFMVFKTVAEKDVTLWTTMITGTAFHGNGKQALQLFQEMQEEGVTPNKVTLLAVLTACSHSGLVEEGLHIFNHMKETFGFDPETEHYGSLVDLLCRAGRLEEAKDIVQKKMPMRPSQSMWGSILSACRGGEDIETAEMALTELLKLEPDKEGGYVLLSNIYAAARRFGYSDKTREAMESRGVKKVAGYSSVVGVEGAHSFVATERQNHPRWLEIRGILHHLYEEMSSNLDLIHSIL; translated from the coding sequence ATGAGCCGTCTCATCTTGTTCTCAGCGATCACGTATCCAGACAACATCGACTTGGCGAAGCTTCTGTTTCGTAACTTCACACCGAACCCAAACGTTTTCGTTTGCAACACAATGATCTCTTCTGCTCTTTCGAAGAAGGAATGTTTTGCTCTGTACGGGTCTATGATTAGACACAGTGTTTGTCCCGACAGGCAGACGTTTCTGTACTTGATGAAAGTAACGAACTTTCTGTCGGAAGTGAAGCAGATTCATTGTCATGTAACTGTTTCCGGGGTTTTGTCTGAAGGGAATAATTACTACCTGTGGAACTCTCTGGTGAAGCTCTATATGGAGCTGGGGGGTTTGGGTTATGCGGAGAAGTTGTTCGATGAAATGCCTGAACGAGATGTTAGCTCTTTTAACACGATGATTGTTGGTTACGCCAAGAAGGGTTATTGTTTAGAGGCGATGAAGGTGTATTATAAGATGGTTGGTGATGGTATTGAGGCTGACGAGTACGCGGTGTTGGGTCTTTTAGTTTGTTGTGGTAGATTGTCTGATGTTAGGCTTGGGAAAGGAGTTCATGGTTGGATTGAGAGGAGGAAGCCTGGCTCTTCCTCGAATTTGATACTGTGGAATGCTGTTTTAGACATGTATTTCAAGTGCAGAGAGTCTGTTTTCGCGAAAAGAGTGTTTGATGTGATGACGAAGAAGGATACGTGTTCTTGGAACACTATGGTTGGTGGCTTTGTTAAGCTTGAGGACATGGAAGCTGCTCGTGATGTTTTTGATCAGATGCCTAGAAGAGATCTTGTGTCCTGGAACTCTCTGCTTCTTGGTTACTCTAAGAAGGGATGTGATCAGAGGGCTGTGAGAGAGTTGGTCTATGAGATGTTGATAGTGGAGAACGTTGTTCCAGACAGAGTTACTTTTGTAAGTTTGATAAGTGGTGCAGCAAACAACGGAGAGCTTAGCCAAGGAAGATGGGCACACGGGTTTATGATCCGTCTGGGATTGCAGATTGATGCCTTTCTTGGTTCGGCTCTGGTGGATATGTACTGCAAATGTGGTAGCATCGAGAGGGCTTTCATGGTTTTCAAGACAGTTGCTGAAAAAGACGTCACGCTATGGACGACAATGATAACTGGGACCGCCTTCCATGGAAACGGCAAGCAAGCTCTGCAACTATTCCAAGAAATGCAAGAAGAAGGCGTGACGCCTAACAAAGTCACTCTCCTCGCTGTTCTAACAGCTTGCAGCCATAGCGGCCTAGTGGAGGAAGGGCTACACATTTTCAACCACATGAAGGAGACATTCGGGTTTGACCCTGAAACGGAGCACTACGGAAGCCTTGTCGATCTCTTGTGCAGGGCGGGGAGATTAGAAGAAGCAAAAGACATAGTGCAAAAGAAGATGCCAATGAGACCAAGCCAGTCGATGTGGGGATCAATCTTAAGCGCTTGCCGAGGAGGAGAAGATATCGAAACCGCAGAGATGGCTTTAACGGAATTGCTTAAGTTGGAGCCTGACAAAGAAGGTGGATACGTGCTGCTGTCCAACATCTATGCAGCCGCTAGAAGATTTGGATATTCAGACAAGACGAGAGAAGCAATGGAGAGCCGTGGAGTAAAGAAGGTTGCAGGATACAGTAGTGTAGTAGGAGTAGAGGGAGCTCATAGCTTTGTGGCTACAGAGAGGCAGAACCATCCAAGATGGCTTGAGATTAGAGGAATATTGCATCATCTATATGAAGAAATGAGTTCAAACTTGGATCTTATTCATTCAATCTTGTAA